Proteins encoded within one genomic window of Komagataella phaffii GS115 chromosome 3, complete sequence:
- a CDS encoding tRNase Z, involved in RNA processing yields MFEITTVAHPNDDLNHPLIVVEEKINSKKFFIGSVTEGIQRTVNERKIKLPKTESVFLTGKLSWNRIGGLPGFLLTVFDQKSRDSFFIVYGNPLLKYVIATWRYFIFRVGMNLDVKIVQDQEEELITDSFKANVINISPAKPKATNNVSTSLLDAIISHIFPLNINLNNYSENRKNFDRISQVKLPTVDGLSNSFSTNYLIDFHPVRGKFNVKKAIELGVPKGKTFAQLTKGEDVLLPDGVTVVKSSDVVEESKSFPKLLVLDIPSDEYLEPTLHNPLIVSSSQDIGIVYIFLNEKCNLSRIHPILLNYFNANSHCQFVVSHKDITNNLINFTGASLVSLKLKALFPNFFQLPYSSLSNGTPFNEKFASNVHILNTRSCPVVLKPGSPDAVIVENSLESVNQFWKARFDESLLDTFGISFDSIEPYINDNKLVTSGSLSDSETLKDKVQVVTLGTGSSLPSKYRNVISTVLRVPYTQDGKLQYRSIIMDGGENTIGSIKRIYGPDYPKFFKELQCIYLSHLHADHHLGIISLIEERFKHNNTDLYLIIPWQYETFLKEWSRLPNQDDLPDLSRLKIFSCEQFHTNPHPSLEQVSFEQMINAKQTITPKKIPLQRISTETMFKDLGLTGIQTCSAIHCEWAYSVGFTFDIGGDAFKVSYSGDTRPNHRFAFEIGKNSDLLIHEATLEDELMEDALSKRHSTISEAIYVSMLMTARKLILTHFSQRYPKLPDMDSLKKVWTFIDGNYDENLELFQKSYVFKKFQLDAQQRFNAKQMGILYAFDNMVINYNEIDQQLQQIDAFGRERLELLFSSKEKEL; encoded by the coding sequence ATGTTCGAAATTACCACTGTGGCCCACCCAAACGACGATCTTAACCATCCTCTGATCGTGGTTGAGGAGAAGATAAActccaaaaagttcttcattGGATCAGTTACAGAAGGTATTCAGAGAACGGTCAATGAGAGGAAAATCAAGCTGCCGAAGACGGAAAGTGTTTTTCTAACGGGAAAGTTGAGTTGGAACAGAATCGGTGGTCTTCCAGGGTTTCTCTTGACTGTTTTCGATCAAAAGTCCAGGGACAGTTTCTTCATAGTATACGGTAACCCTCTGCTTAAATACGTGATTGCCACGTGGAGGTACTTCATTTTTAGAGTAGGCATGAACCTGGATGTCaaaattgttcaagacCAGGAGGAAGAGTTGATTACTGACTCATTCAAAGCTAATGTGATTAATATCAGTCCTGCGAAACCAAAAGCTACAAACAACGTTTCCACGTCACTTCTGGATGCAATAATTTCCCACATATTCCCGCTCAATATCAACCTGAATAATTATTCTGAAAACagaaaaaactttgatcGTATATCCCAAGTCAAGTTGCCCACAGTTGATGGTTTGAGTAACTCCTTTTCCACTAATTATCTTATAGACTTCCATCCCGTAAGAGGAAAATTCAATGTCAAGAAAGCTATCGAGCTTGGGGTTCCTAAAGGTAAGACGTTTGCCCAACTAACTAAAGGAGAAGATGTCCTTTTACCAGATGGAGTAACAGTTGTAAAATCATCTGACGTTGTGGAAGAGTCCAAAAGCTTCCCAAAACTGTTAGTGCTGGATATTCCTTCTGACGAGTATCTCGAGCCAACATTGCATAATCCGTTGATAGTCTCATCCTCCCAGGATATCGGAATAGTATACATTTTCCTGAATGAAAAGTGTAACCTAAGTCGAATTCATCCAATACTGTTGAACTATTTCAATGCCAATTCTCATTGCCAATTTGTTGTTTCACACAAAGACATAACCAATAATCTTATAAACTTCACAGGAGCATCGTTAGTATCACTGAAACTCAAGGctttgtttccaaatttttttcaactgcCTTATTCATCACTTTCAAACGGCACTCCGTTCAACGAAAAATTCGCATCTAATGTTCACATACTTAATACTCGGTCTTGCCCTGTTGTGTTGAAGCCTGGTAGTCCTGATGCTGTTATCGTTGAAAACTCTTTGGAATCAGTCAACCAGTTCTGGAAGGCTCGTTTCGATGAGTCGTTACTAGACACATTTGGTATATCATTTGACAGCATTGAACCATATATTAACGACAATAAGCTAGTCACCAGTGGCTCCCTTTCGGACTCAGAAACGTTAAAGGATAAAGTTCAAGTGGTTACTTTGGGTACAGGGTCGTCACTGCCATCCAAGTACCGAAATGTTATTTCTACTGTTCTGAGGGTTCCTTACACTCAAGATGGCAAGCTACAATACAGATCCATTATAATGGACGGAGGAGAGAATACAATTGGTTCTATTAAAAGGATATATGGGCCGGATTACcccaaattcttcaaagaactaCAATGCATTTATTTGAGTCATCTACATGCCGACCATCATCTCGGTATCATTTCTCTGATCGAAGAACGATTTAAACACAATAATACAGACTTATACCTCATTATTCCCTGGCAATATGAGACTTTCCTAAAAGAGTGGTCCCGACTGCCCAATCAAGATGACCTGCCAGATTTGAGTAGGCTGAAGATATTCAGCTGTGAGCAGTTCCACACAAACCCGCACCCTTCGTTGGAACAGGTCAGCTTTGAACAAATGATAAATGCTAAGCAAACAATCACACCGAAGAAGATCCCCCTGCAGCGTATTTCCACAGAAACCATGTTCAAAGACCTTGGTCTGACAGGCATTCAGACCTGCAGTGCCATTCATTGTGAATGGGCCTACTCAGTGGGTTTTACATTTGATATTGGCGGAGACGCCTTCAAAGTCAGCTACTCAGGGGACACCAGGCCAAACCACCGTTTTGCTTTCGAGATTGGTAAGAATAGTGATCTTCTAATCCATGAAGCGACCCTTGAGGATGAACTAATGGAAGATGCGCTAAGCAAGAGACACTCTACTATTTCAGAGGCAATATATGTTTCGATGCTTATGACCGCACGCAAGCTGATTCTCACGCATTTCTCGCAGCGCTATCCCAAGCTGCCTGATATGGATTCTCTGAAGAAAGTCTGGACGTTTATTGACGGAAACTACGATGAGAACCTAGAGCTATTCCAGAAATCTTAcgtcttcaaaaaattccaGCTGGATGCACAACAACGTTTCAACGCCAAGCAAATGGGGATACTGTACGCCTTTGACAACATGGTGATCAATTACAATGAAATAGACCAACAGTTGCAACAGATCGACGCatttggaagagaaagaCTGGAACTACTATTCAGTtcgaaagagaaagagcTCTAA